The following coding sequences are from one Streptomyces venezuelae window:
- a CDS encoding SDR family NAD(P)-dependent oxidoreductase: MEISGARVLVVGATGVLGGLIACALAERGARPALAGRNPVRLAALARDLGGPPARCFEACDLDQCSALGPWAERALSGLDGVLVTVGAAAFGAVEDVSNAMAGHLLTVNALCPMAVLRGAAPVVADKGFLLAMTGGVPERARTDATVDVPVPVEHPDRPHAPAQADHIAGTADYTASKEALSGWLGVLSEELAPRSVTVLDIRSPHLDTGFVERSLTGRAPALPPGADALKAVHFLMDSIASA, encoded by the coding sequence ATGGAAATCTCGGGTGCCCGCGTTCTCGTGGTCGGGGCCACCGGTGTACTGGGCGGCCTCATCGCGTGCGCGCTGGCGGAGCGCGGCGCGCGGCCCGCGCTCGCCGGCCGCAACCCCGTGCGTCTGGCGGCTCTCGCACGTGACCTCGGCGGCCCGCCCGCCCGGTGCTTCGAGGCGTGCGACCTGGACCAGTGCTCCGCGCTCGGACCGTGGGCGGAGCGCGCGCTGTCAGGCCTGGACGGAGTGCTCGTGACGGTCGGGGCGGCGGCCTTCGGCGCGGTGGAGGACGTGTCGAACGCGATGGCGGGTCATCTTCTGACGGTCAACGCGCTGTGTCCCATGGCGGTGTTGAGGGGCGCGGCACCGGTGGTGGCGGACAAGGGGTTCCTGCTGGCGATGACGGGTGGGGTGCCCGAACGGGCTCGTACGGATGCCACTGTCGACGTACCGGTCCCCGTGGAGCACCCGGACCGGCCGCACGCGCCCGCACAGGCCGACCACATCGCGGGCACCGCCGACTACACCGCGTCCAAGGAGGCGCTGAGCGGTTGGCTGGGTGTGCTGTCCGAGGAGCTCGCGCCGCGGTCCGTCACGGTCCTCGACATCCGCTCGCCGCACCTGGACACCGGGTTCGTCGAGCGGTCCCTGACCGGGCGGGCGCCCGCGCTGCCGCCGGGAGCCGACGCCCTGAAGGCGGTGCACTTCCTGATGGACAGCATCGCCTCGGCCTGA
- a CDS encoding cryptochrome/photolyase family protein, with product MHISVVLFTSDLRVHDHPPLRAAVSGADAVVPLFVRDRAIADLGDAGPNREAFLADCLADLDRRLRELGGRLVVRAGDLVEQVLSVVESADADEVHMAAGVSRYAHARERRLREALERDGRRLYVHDAVVTAVAPGAVTPANSDHFAVFTPYFRRWTAEGVRAVLAAPRTVRVPDHVRSHPYPSREDMDGLSPGLPEGGESAGRALWKAWLRDGIDQYTENHDDLAGDATSRLSPHLHFGTLSCAELVHGARRRASGGAEDFVRQLCWRDFHHQVLAARPRAAAADYRTRGDRWRTGRSADADIRAWQDGATGYPVVDAAMRQLRHEGWMHNRGRLLTASFLTKTLYIDWRIGARHFQRLLVDGDLANNQLNWQWAAGTGTDSRPNRVLNPVLQGKRYDPDGTYVRRWVPELAGLRGAAVHEPWKLPKAARAEYDYPQPIVDLSEGLRRFRRARGFFE from the coding sequence ATGCACATCTCGGTCGTCCTGTTCACCTCGGACCTGCGGGTGCACGACCATCCGCCGCTGCGCGCCGCCGTCTCCGGTGCCGACGCCGTGGTGCCGCTCTTCGTCCGTGACCGGGCCATCGCCGACCTGGGCGACGCGGGCCCGAACCGGGAGGCGTTCCTCGCCGACTGCCTGGCCGACCTCGACCGCCGGCTGCGGGAACTCGGCGGGCGACTCGTGGTGCGCGCCGGTGACCTCGTCGAACAGGTGCTGTCGGTCGTCGAGTCGGCCGACGCCGACGAGGTCCACATGGCGGCCGGGGTCAGCCGGTACGCGCACGCCCGCGAACGGCGGCTGCGCGAGGCCCTGGAGCGGGACGGCCGCCGTCTCTACGTCCACGACGCCGTGGTCACCGCCGTCGCCCCCGGCGCCGTGACCCCCGCCAACTCCGACCACTTCGCGGTCTTCACGCCGTACTTCCGCCGCTGGACCGCCGAAGGCGTACGGGCCGTGCTCGCTGCCCCGCGCACCGTGCGCGTCCCGGACCACGTCCGCTCCCACCCGTACCCCTCCCGCGAGGACATGGACGGCCTCTCGCCGGGCCTCCCCGAGGGCGGTGAGAGCGCGGGCCGCGCCCTGTGGAAGGCGTGGCTGCGCGACGGCATCGACCAGTACACCGAGAACCACGACGACCTGGCGGGCGACGCCACATCACGACTGTCGCCGCATCTGCACTTCGGGACACTGTCCTGCGCCGAACTCGTCCACGGCGCCCGCAGGCGGGCCTCGGGCGGAGCCGAGGACTTCGTCCGGCAACTGTGCTGGCGCGACTTCCACCACCAGGTGCTCGCCGCCCGGCCGCGCGCGGCCGCCGCCGACTACCGCACGCGCGGTGACCGCTGGCGCACGGGAAGGTCGGCGGACGCCGACATCCGCGCCTGGCAGGACGGGGCCACGGGCTACCCGGTCGTCGACGCCGCCATGCGCCAGCTGCGGCACGAGGGCTGGATGCACAACCGCGGCAGGCTCCTCACCGCGAGCTTCCTCACCAAGACCCTGTACATCGACTGGCGGATCGGCGCTCGCCACTTCCAGCGGCTCCTCGTCGACGGCGACCTCGCCAACAACCAGCTCAACTGGCAGTGGGCGGCGGGCACCGGCACGGACAGCCGCCCCAACCGCGTGCTCAACCCCGTGCTGCAGGGGAAGCGTTACGACCCGGACGGCACGTACGTACGCCGTTGGGTGCCCGAACTCGCGGGTCTGCGCGGCGCGGCGGTCCACGAACCGTGGAAGCTGCCGAAGGCGGCGCGGGCGGAGTACGACTACCCGCAGCCCATCGTGGACCTGTCCGAGGGATTGCGGCGGTTCAGGCGGGCCCGGGGCTTCTTCGAGTGA
- a CDS encoding biotin/lipoate A/B protein ligase family protein, with product MHGEYKVPGGKLVVVDLDVEGGELRNTRVAGDFFLEPDEALDAINGALNGAPADTNAPGLAARIEAALPEGTVMYGLTSEGIGVAVRRALAHATDWTDYDWQLIHEGPQPPALHMALDEVLTQEVAAGRRPPTLRVWEWASPSVIIGSFQSLANEVDAQGAARHGIDVVRRISGGGAMFVEPGNTITYSLSVPDALVQGLSFQDSYAYLDDWVLGALADMGIKAWYQPLNDIATDAGKIAGAAQKRTVAPGGGPGAVLHHVTMSYDIDADKMLEVLRIGKEKLSDKGTRSAKKRVDPLRRQTGLPREAVIERMVDSFRGRYGLAEGKVTDEEMARAQELVRTKFTTEEWTARVP from the coding sequence GTGCACGGTGAGTACAAGGTCCCCGGCGGCAAGCTCGTCGTCGTGGATCTGGACGTCGAGGGCGGCGAGCTGCGGAACACCCGCGTGGCCGGTGACTTCTTCCTGGAACCGGACGAGGCGCTCGACGCGATCAACGGCGCGCTGAACGGCGCCCCGGCCGACACGAACGCCCCGGGCCTCGCCGCCCGCATCGAGGCCGCGCTCCCCGAGGGCACCGTCATGTACGGCCTGACGTCGGAGGGCATCGGGGTCGCCGTCCGCCGCGCCCTCGCGCACGCGACGGACTGGACCGACTACGACTGGCAGCTGATCCACGAGGGTCCGCAGCCGCCCGCGCTGCACATGGCTCTCGACGAGGTGCTGACGCAGGAGGTCGCGGCGGGCCGTCGGCCGCCGACGCTGCGCGTGTGGGAGTGGGCGTCGCCCTCGGTGATCATCGGCAGTTTCCAGTCGCTCGCCAACGAGGTGGACGCACAGGGTGCGGCCCGGCACGGCATCGACGTCGTGCGCCGGATCTCGGGCGGCGGCGCGATGTTCGTGGAGCCGGGCAACACCATCACGTACTCGCTCTCCGTCCCCGACGCCCTCGTGCAGGGCCTCTCCTTCCAGGACAGCTACGCCTACCTGGACGACTGGGTGCTCGGGGCCCTCGCCGACATGGGCATCAAGGCGTGGTACCAGCCGCTCAACGACATCGCGACGGACGCGGGGAAGATCGCGGGGGCCGCGCAGAAGCGGACGGTGGCGCCGGGCGGCGGGCCGGGCGCGGTGCTGCACCACGTGACGATGTCGTACGACATCGACGCGGACAAGATGCTGGAGGTGCTGCGCATCGGCAAGGAGAAGCTCTCCGACAAGGGCACGCGGAGCGCCAAGAAGCGCGTCGACCCGTTGCGCCGCCAGACCGGACTGCCCCGCGAGGCCGTCATCGAGCGCATGGTCGACTCGTTCCGCGGCCGGTACGGCCTCGCCGAGGGGAAGGTCACCGACGAGGAGATGGCGCGCGCGCAGGAGCTCGTGCGGACCAAGTTCACGACGGAGGAGTGGACGGC
- a CDS encoding inositol monophosphatase family protein: protein MIEEFLTHGVRDVEEALRKAAAAEVTPRFRQLAEGDVVEKSGPHDMVTVADRRAEEQLTVDLAALLPGSVVVGEEAVHADPSKYEAIRGDAPVWIVDPVDGTRQFVNGNPGFCMLVALAVGGEVQASWTYAPMLDEMAVAVRGQGAWLNGQRLVAGAPAPGADVEVATSHPDFTTEEQKHALLGLVTDGVRPRPCGSAGLEYLAIARGELDAVAFSWELAWDHAAGLLLVAEAGGADLTLTGEPFRIGGGNALPFTAARDAATARRIAGLLAAGA from the coding sequence ATGATCGAAGAGTTTTTGACGCACGGGGTACGCGACGTGGAGGAAGCCCTCCGCAAGGCCGCAGCGGCGGAGGTCACCCCCCGCTTCCGGCAGCTCGCCGAGGGCGACGTCGTGGAGAAGAGCGGCCCGCACGACATGGTGACCGTCGCCGACCGACGGGCGGAGGAGCAGCTGACGGTCGACCTCGCCGCCCTGCTCCCCGGCTCGGTCGTCGTCGGCGAGGAGGCCGTGCACGCCGATCCGTCGAAGTACGAGGCGATACGCGGCGACGCGCCGGTCTGGATCGTCGACCCCGTGGACGGCACACGGCAGTTCGTGAACGGGAACCCGGGGTTCTGCATGCTTGTCGCCCTCGCGGTGGGCGGCGAGGTCCAGGCCTCGTGGACGTACGCGCCGATGCTGGACGAGATGGCCGTCGCGGTCCGCGGCCAGGGCGCGTGGCTGAACGGACAGCGGCTGGTGGCGGGCGCGCCCGCGCCGGGCGCCGACGTGGAGGTGGCGACCTCGCACCCGGACTTCACCACGGAGGAGCAGAAGCACGCCCTGCTGGGGCTCGTGACCGACGGCGTGCGCCCGCGGCCCTGCGGCTCCGCGGGCCTGGAGTATCTCGCCATCGCCCGGGGCGAGTTGGACGCCGTCGCCTTTTCGTGGGAGCTCGCCTGGGACCACGCCGCGGGGCTGCTGCTCGTGGCGGAGGCCGGGGGCGCCGACCTGACGCTCACGGGGGAGCCGTTCCGGATAGGCGGGGGCAACGCCCTGCCGTTCACCGCGGCCCGCGACGCCGCCACGGCCCGCCGGATCGCCGGTCTCCTCGCGGCCGGCGCCTGA
- a CDS encoding phytoene desaturase family protein, translating into MLDAVVVGAGPNGLTAAVELARRGFSVAVFEARSTVGGGARTQELTLPGFRHDPCSAAHPLGINSPAFRGMPLDRYGLEWLQPPLPMAHPFPDGTAAVLSRSVAETAASFGPRDAGAYRRLIEPFLPKWDTLLQDFMSLPMSSLPRDPVTLARFGLAGLPPSTWLMRRFRDDRARALFAGLVAHVIAPLDGIVTGGVGMVFALAAHARGWPLARGGSQSISDALTAYLKDLGGSVHTDYEVKRLDDLPPARAYVFDTSPTALARIAGLGRAYEGYRYGASAFKIDYALDGPVPWTAREPRSAGTVQVGSSSKEIGAALRAASREGRAPDTPFLITVQPSVVDPSRAPEGKHVFWAYGHVPNGWQGDLTDAIERQLERFAPGFRDRVLARATAGPPELAAHNANYVGGDIACGAASGLQLMLRPKLSLFPYATPHPAVFICSSATPPGPGVHGMSGHNAAKAVWRRLRSTS; encoded by the coding sequence ATGCTTGACGCCGTGGTCGTGGGAGCGGGACCGAACGGGCTGACCGCTGCCGTGGAGCTCGCCCGCCGAGGCTTCTCCGTGGCCGTCTTCGAGGCCAGGAGCACGGTCGGGGGCGGCGCGCGCACGCAGGAGCTGACGCTCCCGGGATTCCGGCACGACCCCTGCTCCGCCGCCCACCCGCTGGGCATCAACTCCCCGGCGTTCCGCGGCATGCCCCTGGACCGGTACGGACTGGAGTGGCTCCAGCCCCCACTGCCCATGGCCCACCCCTTCCCGGACGGCACCGCCGCCGTCCTGTCCCGCTCCGTCGCCGAGACCGCCGCCTCCTTCGGGCCGCGCGACGCGGGGGCGTACCGCAGGCTGATCGAGCCCTTCCTGCCCAAGTGGGACACGCTCCTCCAGGACTTCATGTCCCTGCCGATGAGCTCGCTGCCGCGCGACCCCGTGACCCTCGCCCGCTTCGGACTCGCCGGACTGCCGCCGTCGACGTGGCTGATGCGGCGCTTCCGCGACGACCGGGCCCGCGCGCTGTTCGCGGGGCTCGTCGCGCACGTCATCGCGCCGCTCGACGGCATCGTCACGGGCGGCGTCGGCATGGTCTTCGCGCTCGCCGCGCACGCCCGCGGCTGGCCCCTGGCGCGCGGCGGCTCGCAGTCGATCTCCGACGCGCTCACCGCGTACCTGAAGGACCTCGGCGGCTCCGTCCACACGGACTACGAAGTGAAGCGGCTCGACGACCTGCCGCCCGCCCGCGCCTACGTCTTCGACACCTCACCCACCGCCCTCGCCAGGATCGCCGGTCTCGGCCGCGCGTACGAGGGGTACCGGTACGGCGCGAGCGCCTTCAAGATCGACTACGCGCTCGACGGCCCCGTCCCCTGGACCGCGCGGGAGCCGCGGAGCGCGGGGACGGTGCAGGTCGGCTCCAGCAGCAAGGAGATCGGCGCCGCGCTGCGCGCCGCCTCCCGCGAGGGGCGGGCGCCGGACACGCCGTTCCTGATCACGGTGCAGCCCAGCGTCGTCGACCCCTCCCGCGCCCCGGAGGGCAAGCACGTCTTCTGGGCGTACGGGCACGTGCCCAACGGCTGGCAGGGCGACCTGACCGACGCCATCGAGCGGCAGCTGGAGCGCTTCGCCCCCGGCTTCCGCGACCGCGTCCTCGCCCGCGCCACGGCCGGCCCGCCGGAACTCGCCGCGCACAACGCGAACTACGTGGGCGGTGACATCGCCTGCGGCGCCGCGAGCGGTTTGCAGCTGATGCTGCGCCCCAAGCTCTCCCTCTTCCCGTACGCGACACCGCACCCCGCCGTCTTCATCTGTTCGTCCGCGACACCTCCCGGCCCCGGCGTGCACGGCATGTCCGGGCACAACGCCGCGAAGGCCGTGTGGCGCAGGCTCAGGAGCACCTCGTGA
- a CDS encoding gamma-glutamyltransferase family protein, with the protein MFTTRPTLQGTFGMVSSTHWLASQSAMAVLEDGGNAFDAAVAAGFVLHVVEPHLNGPAGEVPVILAPAGGEVRVLCGQGVAPAGATVDHYRSLGLDLVPGTGPLAAAVPGAFDAWMLLLRDHGTKSLADVLKYAIGYAEDGHAPVERVCETVGTVRELFEREWPTSAEVYLPGGTPPRPGELFRNPALAATWRRLTAEAEAAARGDGGASREAEIEAARAVWRDGFIAEALVRQAGRPTMDTSGERHVGTLTADDLRGWEASYEAPVTYDWNGWTLCKAGLWSQGPALLQQFALLPGSVAELPEYGSAAYIHLLVEGCKLAMADREAWYGDAAAAAERVTASELLSAAYNAERRRLIGEKASRDLRPGAPGGRDPRLSAHALAVAAGDTPGADTWGGTAMAGAGEPTVAGDGGTRGDTCHIDIVDRWGNMLSATPSGGWLQSNPVVPELGFPLGTRLQMTWLEEGLPNSLTPGRRPRTTLSPSLALKDGVPVLAFGTPGGDQQDQWQVHFFLGVVMRDAVRGGLDLQGAIDAPNWHTEAFPGSFHPREMRAGSLTVESRTPPEVVEELRRRGHVVTVGGAWSEGRLCAVAREPGSGVLSAGANARGMQGYAVGR; encoded by the coding sequence ATGTTCACGACGCGCCCCACCCTCCAGGGCACCTTCGGCATGGTGTCGTCCACCCACTGGCTCGCCTCGCAGTCCGCGATGGCCGTTCTGGAGGACGGGGGCAACGCGTTCGACGCCGCCGTCGCCGCCGGGTTCGTCCTGCACGTGGTCGAGCCGCATCTCAACGGGCCCGCGGGCGAGGTCCCGGTCATCCTCGCGCCCGCGGGGGGAGAGGTGCGCGTGCTGTGCGGCCAGGGCGTCGCGCCCGCCGGGGCGACCGTGGACCACTACCGCTCGCTCGGCCTCGACCTGGTGCCCGGCACCGGGCCGCTCGCCGCGGCCGTCCCCGGCGCCTTCGACGCGTGGATGCTGCTCCTGCGGGACCACGGCACGAAGTCCCTCGCGGACGTCCTGAAGTACGCGATCGGGTACGCCGAGGACGGGCACGCCCCCGTGGAGCGGGTCTGCGAGACCGTGGGGACGGTGCGGGAACTCTTCGAACGCGAATGGCCGACCTCGGCCGAGGTCTACCTGCCCGGCGGCACACCGCCGCGCCCCGGTGAGCTCTTCCGCAACCCCGCGCTCGCCGCGACGTGGCGGCGGCTGACAGCGGAGGCGGAGGCGGCGGCCCGTGGTGACGGCGGGGCGTCGCGCGAGGCGGAGATCGAGGCCGCGCGGGCGGTGTGGCGCGACGGATTCATCGCCGAGGCGCTCGTGCGGCAGGCGGGGCGGCCGACCATGGACACGAGCGGCGAGCGGCACGTGGGCACGCTGACGGCGGACGACCTGCGCGGGTGGGAGGCGTCGTACGAGGCTCCCGTCACGTACGACTGGAACGGGTGGACCCTGTGCAAGGCGGGCCTGTGGAGCCAGGGCCCCGCGCTCCTGCAGCAGTTCGCGCTGTTGCCCGGCAGCGTCGCGGAGCTCCCGGAGTACGGATCCGCCGCATACATCCACCTCCTCGTCGAGGGCTGCAAGCTGGCCATGGCGGACCGGGAGGCCTGGTACGGGGACGCGGCCGCGGCGGCGGAGCGCGTGACGGCGAGCGAACTGCTGTCCGCCGCGTACAACGCGGAGCGGCGGCGGCTCATCGGGGAGAAGGCGTCGCGCGACCTGCGCCCCGGCGCCCCCGGCGGGCGCGATCCGCGGCTCTCCGCGCACGCGCTCGCGGTGGCGGCGGGGGACACGCCGGGGGCGGACACGTGGGGCGGCACGGCGATGGCGGGGGCGGGGGAGCCGACCGTGGCCGGTGACGGGGGGACCCGTGGCGACACCTGCCACATCGACATCGTCGACCGCTGGGGGAACATGCTGTCCGCCACGCCCAGCGGCGGCTGGCTGCAGTCCAACCCCGTCGTGCCCGAACTCGGCTTCCCGCTCGGCACGCGGCTCCAGATGACGTGGCTGGAGGAAGGCCTCCCGAACTCCCTCACCCCCGGCAGGCGCCCGCGCACGACGCTGTCCCCTTCGCTGGCGCTCAAGGACGGGGTGCCGGTACTGGCCTTCGGCACGCCCGGGGGAGACCAGCAGGACCAGTGGCAGGTCCACTTCTTCCTGGGAGTGGTCATGCGGGACGCGGTACGCGGCGGACTCGACCTCCAGGGCGCGATCGACGCCCCCAACTGGCACACGGAGGCGTTCCCCGGCTCCTTCCACCCCCGTGAGATGCGGGCGGGCAGCCTCACGGTCGAGTCCCGCACGCCACCTGAGGTGGTCGAGGAGCTGCGCCGCAGGGGGCACGTGGTGACGGTCGGGGGCGCGTGGTCGGAAGGCCGGTTGTGCGCGGTGGCCCGTGAGCCGGGGTCGGGGGTGCTTTCGGCGGGGGCGAACGCGCGGGGGATGCAGGGGTACGCGGTGGGGCGGTGA
- a CDS encoding MerR family transcriptional regulator translates to MTAAPTSGTALTTGTVARKLGVAPTTLRSWERRYGIGPADREQGRHRRWSPADVGRVEEMCRLTALGVPPAEAARAALQESPVTLPRQRRGGDSGNLSLGNVRQECRGLARAAVRLDAPAVETQLTTTVGEYGYTTGWEEVMAPALHAIGRKWASSGERYVEVEHLLSWHVSSSLRLARNMRGTPASTPSGPVLLTCVPGEQHTLPLEALVAVLGERGVATRMFGAALPAEALYEAVRRIGPSAVVLWAHSRNTADRALVRLITEAEWGVRGARTHPAVLVAGPGWSPAAGTYGPGVERLTGLRTAADRIESLFGG, encoded by the coding sequence ATGACAGCTGCACCGACGTCGGGCACCGCGCTGACCACCGGAACCGTCGCCAGGAAACTGGGCGTCGCCCCGACGACGCTCCGCTCCTGGGAACGGCGCTACGGCATCGGCCCCGCCGACCGTGAACAAGGCCGCCACCGCCGCTGGAGCCCCGCCGACGTGGGGCGCGTGGAGGAGATGTGCCGGCTGACCGCACTGGGCGTACCGCCCGCCGAGGCCGCGCGCGCGGCCCTCCAGGAGTCACCCGTCACCCTCCCGCGCCAGCGGCGCGGCGGCGACTCCGGCAACCTCTCGCTCGGCAACGTACGCCAGGAGTGCCGGGGCCTGGCCAGGGCGGCGGTACGGCTCGACGCGCCCGCCGTCGAGACCCAACTGACCACCACCGTGGGGGAGTACGGCTACACCACGGGCTGGGAGGAAGTCATGGCACCGGCCCTGCACGCGATCGGACGGAAGTGGGCCTCGTCCGGCGAGCGGTACGTGGAGGTCGAACACCTCCTCTCCTGGCACGTCTCGTCCTCCCTGCGGCTCGCCCGGAACATGCGCGGCACCCCGGCGTCGACACCCTCCGGACCCGTGCTGCTCACGTGCGTGCCGGGGGAGCAGCACACCCTCCCCCTGGAGGCGCTCGTCGCCGTACTCGGCGAACGGGGCGTGGCCACAAGGATGTTCGGCGCCGCACTGCCCGCCGAGGCGCTGTACGAGGCGGTCCGACGCATCGGCCCCTCCGCGGTGGTGCTCTGGGCCCACTCGCGCAACACCGCGGACCGCGCGCTCGTACGCCTCATCACGGAGGCGGAGTGGGGCGTGCGGGGCGCCCGGACACACCCGGCCGTACTGGTCGCGGGGCCGGGCTGGTCGCCCGCGGCGGGAACCTACGGACCGGGCGTGGAACGGCTGACGGGCCTGCGGACGGCGGCCGACCGGATCGAGTCGCTCTTCGGCGGATGA
- a CDS encoding O-acetyl-ADP-ribose deacetylase yields MTAPVTLVQGDITAQRADAIVNAANSSLLGGGGVDGAIHRRGGPDILADCRRLRAQHHGKGLPTGRAVATTAGRLDAHHVIHTVGPVWSATEDRSELLASCHRESLRVAAELGARTVAFPAISTGVYRWPLEDAARIAVATVREAADPERFDEVRFVLLGQDAYAAFEAAL; encoded by the coding sequence GTGACGGCCCCCGTCACCCTCGTCCAGGGCGACATCACCGCGCAGCGCGCCGACGCCATCGTCAACGCGGCGAACTCGTCGCTCCTCGGCGGCGGCGGGGTCGACGGCGCCATCCACCGGCGCGGCGGCCCCGACATCCTCGCCGACTGCCGCCGCCTGCGCGCCCAGCACCACGGCAAGGGGCTGCCCACGGGGCGCGCCGTCGCGACCACGGCGGGGCGGCTCGACGCGCACCATGTGATCCACACCGTCGGCCCGGTCTGGTCCGCCACGGAGGACCGCTCCGAGCTCCTGGCCTCCTGCCACCGCGAGTCGCTGCGGGTCGCCGCCGAGCTGGGCGCGCGTACGGTCGCGTTCCCAGCGATCTCCACGGGCGTCTACCGCTGGCCCCTGGAGGACGCGGCACGCATCGCCGTCGCGACGGTACGGGAAGCGGCGGACCCGGAGCGCTTCGACGAGGTGCGGTTCGTGCTGCTCGGGCAGGACGCGTACGCCGCGTTCGAGGCGGCCCTGTAG
- a CDS encoding RNA polymerase sigma factor, with amino-acid sequence MLMADMSSPAPGHPLGDAQLAAAYRRWGRLVHQIARRALGDGPDAEDVTQQVFLAAWRGRHGYRPGAGGLAGWLVGITRHKVADALAARARRAVLVAAVGARQEAPPVGGPGPEQVLDRVLVQRELALLPSSQQLVLRLAFYGDLTQSQIAERTGLPLGTVKSHTRRGLRALREGLAPAGPPRPDVPEPVRGERIRSARSA; translated from the coding sequence ATGCTGATGGCAGACATGTCCTCTCCGGCCCCAGGACATCCGCTCGGCGACGCCCAGCTCGCCGCGGCCTATCGCCGCTGGGGGCGCCTCGTCCACCAGATCGCCAGGCGGGCCCTCGGGGACGGCCCCGACGCGGAGGACGTGACACAGCAGGTGTTCCTCGCCGCCTGGCGCGGGCGCCACGGGTACCGGCCCGGCGCGGGCGGCCTGGCCGGGTGGCTGGTCGGCATCACGCGGCACAAGGTCGCCGACGCGCTCGCGGCACGGGCGCGGCGTGCCGTGCTCGTGGCGGCCGTGGGCGCCCGGCAGGAGGCGCCGCCCGTCGGCGGGCCGGGGCCCGAGCAGGTGCTCGACCGGGTTCTCGTCCAGCGCGAGCTGGCGCTGCTGCCCTCCTCCCAGCAGCTGGTGCTGCGGCTGGCGTTCTACGGTGATCTGACGCAGAGCCAGATCGCGGAGCGGACCGGTCTGCCGCTCGGCACGGTCAAGAGCCATACGCGGCGCGGACTGCGGGCGCTGCGCGAAGGGCTGGCGCCGGCCGGTCCGCCGCGGCCGGATGTCCCCGAGCCGGTCCGCGGAGAGCGCATCCGATCCGCACGGTCGGCGTGA